A single genomic interval of Nostoc commune NIES-4072 harbors:
- a CDS encoding GNAT family N-acetyltransferase: MSIQLAESDFQILGCFPVIYQLRPHLEQDKFLEQVRYQMNERYQLAFLKIEEQTLAVAGFRISNCLALGKLLYIDDLVVDKFNRSHSYGQQLFQWLIEYAINHQCKHLSLDSGVQRFAAHRFYLMQRMNITSHHFSIEL, from the coding sequence ATGTCAATACAATTGGCAGAATCTGACTTTCAAATTTTAGGGTGTTTTCCTGTTATTTATCAGTTGCGCCCTCACCTTGAGCAAGATAAGTTTCTAGAGCAAGTTCGATATCAAATGAACGAAAGATATCAACTTGCATTCTTGAAAATAGAAGAGCAAACTCTGGCAGTGGCTGGATTTCGCATTTCTAATTGTTTAGCATTGGGAAAGTTATTATACATTGATGATTTAGTCGTTGATAAGTTTAATCGGTCACACAGCTATGGTCAACAGTTATTTCAATGGCTCATTGAATATGCAATAAATCATCAGTGTAAACACCTGAGTCTTGATTCCGGTGTTCAGCGATTTGCAGCCCACAGGTTTTATCTCATGCAGCGTATGAACATTACAAGTCATCACTTTTCAATAGAGTTGTAA
- a CDS encoding calcium-binding protein yields the protein MATLSIEEQELEELKDPTAGTFDTSQAEIIKPVFSTLENTQLATLAQLEAGTYVAPEATPPTGGKITGLGSAFKPFSGDKIKFDISSSSIRQDDGGDADEFNDNDVREFTSSKDDNKIIIGTPNADTLYGANGDDVITSLGIDDIVSGRNGDDLISGGSGNDYLQGDGGKDIVYGDYSASGNSDLIASGNDTIFGGDGNDKLYGQDGKDLIYGDSGDDYIEGGADNDQINGDDGNDILYGDDVEGNPGVSGDDTISGNNGNDKIFGGRGNDFLEGDAGKDLIFGGQGYDSLDGGNGNDVLIGTDTDFYGQLQQGFGFGEKDTLIGGKNNDTFVLGLEKANARDGSGTDTVIYGIVLYNDGNNNVNGNQDYALIKDFGFIDDRVNRGVDKIQLAGSASQYLLGASPDSSISGTGIFFTQGQFVAELIGIVEGISLSDLSLSNSDQFIFV from the coding sequence ATGGCAACACTCAGCATAGAAGAACAAGAATTAGAAGAACTTAAAGACCCGACAGCAGGCACATTCGATACTTCACAAGCAGAAATAATTAAACCAGTATTTTCTACACTTGAGAATACTCAATTAGCAACACTAGCACAACTAGAAGCAGGTACGTATGTTGCACCAGAAGCTACGCCACCCACTGGCGGTAAAATAACGGGATTGGGCAGCGCTTTCAAACCATTCAGTGGCGATAAAATAAAGTTTGACATCTCCTCCTCCTCCATCCGCCAAGACGATGGAGGCGATGCCGATGAATTCAATGACAATGATGTTAGAGAATTCACAAGTAGTAAGGATGATAATAAAATAATAATAGGCACTCCCAATGCGGATACACTCTATGGCGCTAATGGGGATGACGTTATAACTAGTTTAGGTATCGATGATATAGTCTCAGGTCGCAATGGAGATGACCTCATTAGTGGAGGAAGTGGAAACGACTACCTCCAGGGTGATGGTGGGAAAGATATCGTCTATGGGGACTATAGTGCCAGTGGAAATTCAGACTTAATTGCAAGTGGCAATGACACCATTTTTGGTGGTGATGGAAACGATAAACTTTATGGTCAAGACGGCAAAGACTTAATCTATGGTGATTCTGGTGATGACTATATTGAAGGTGGGGCAGACAACGATCAAATTAATGGTGACGATGGCAACGACATACTTTACGGTGATGACGTAGAGGGCAATCCCGGTGTAAGTGGTGACGATACAATTTCTGGTAACAATGGGAATGACAAAATTTTTGGTGGTCGAGGTAATGATTTCCTCGAAGGTGATGCTGGAAAAGATTTAATTTTTGGTGGGCAGGGTTACGACTCTCTTGATGGCGGTAACGGCAATGATGTATTGATTGGTACTGATACAGACTTTTATGGTCAACTGCAACAAGGATTTGGTTTTGGCGAAAAAGATACTTTAATCGGTGGAAAAAATAACGATACATTTGTCCTGGGACTTGAAAAAGCAAATGCCAGGGACGGAAGTGGTACTGATACTGTTATTTATGGCATAGTTTTATACAATGATGGTAATAATAACGTTAATGGTAATCAAGACTACGCTCTAATTAAAGACTTTGGTTTCATTGACGACCGTGTTAACCGTGGTGTAGATAAAATCCAGCTAGCAGGTTCAGCAAGTCAGTATCTACTGGGTGCATCTCCTGATAGCTCGATATCTGGTACGGGAATATTTTTTACCCAAGGTCAATTTGTGGCTGAACTCATTGGTATTGTTGAGGGAATTTCCCTCTCCGATCTAAGTCTTTCTAATAGCGATCAATTCATTTTTGTTTGA
- a CDS encoding class I SAM-dependent methyltransferase, which translates to MSDSQTVSAAVAKLYNTYPFPPEALLDEPPPGYNWRWNWLAAHNFCTGQKPQKQDIRILDAGCGTGVSTEYLVHLNPQASVVGIDLSTGALAVAKERCQRSGATRVEFHHLSLFDVEQLPGEFDLINCVGVLHHTSDPIRGIQALAKKLAPGGLMHIFVYGELGRWEIQLMQKAIALLQGDKKGDYRDGVQVGRQIFASLPENNRIVKYDKQRWSLENHKDENFADMYVHPQEIDYNIETLFELIDASGLEFIGFSNPSFWDLERLLGKAPELVERAKDLSDRQVYRLIELLDPEVTHYEFFLGRPPLIKADWSDDNALLAAIPELNPCLEGFPSQCFFNYDYQIVNLSVPEFEFMQKCDGSSTVVDILTGVQLGLDGVRTLLQQQLILLTPV; encoded by the coding sequence ATGTCCGATTCCCAAACTGTTAGTGCTGCTGTTGCCAAACTCTACAATACCTACCCCTTTCCGCCAGAAGCCTTGTTGGATGAACCACCCCCAGGCTATAACTGGCGCTGGAATTGGCTAGCTGCTCATAACTTCTGCACAGGTCAAAAACCTCAAAAGCAAGATATTCGGATATTAGATGCAGGTTGCGGTACTGGTGTGAGTACAGAGTACTTAGTTCACCTCAATCCTCAAGCTTCTGTTGTGGGAATTGACCTCAGTACTGGCGCTTTAGCTGTAGCAAAAGAGCGTTGTCAGCGTTCAGGGGCTACTCGCGTTGAATTTCATCACCTCAGCTTGTTTGATGTGGAACAGTTACCGGGTGAGTTTGATTTAATCAACTGTGTTGGTGTTTTGCATCATACCTCCGATCCAATTCGCGGTATTCAAGCTTTGGCGAAAAAGTTAGCCCCAGGCGGCTTGATGCACATTTTTGTGTATGGAGAGTTGGGACGCTGGGAAATTCAACTCATGCAAAAAGCGATCGCACTTCTTCAAGGTGACAAAAAAGGCGACTACCGCGATGGTGTTCAAGTCGGACGACAAATATTTGCTTCTTTACCAGAAAATAACCGAATTGTCAAATACGATAAACAGCGTTGGTCATTAGAAAATCACAAAGATGAAAACTTTGCGGATATGTACGTACATCCCCAAGAAATTGACTACAACATTGAGACGCTGTTTGAATTAATAGATGCTTCGGGATTAGAGTTTATTGGTTTCTCGAATCCGAGTTTCTGGGATTTGGAGAGACTTTTGGGCAAAGCACCAGAGTTAGTTGAACGGGCAAAAGATTTGAGCGATCGCCAAGTTTACCGCCTGATAGAATTACTAGATCCAGAAGTAACTCATTACGAATTTTTCCTCGGTCGTCCTCCCCTAATCAAGGCTGACTGGTCAGACGATAACGCCCTATTGGCAGCGATTCCCGAACTTAATCCTTGTCTTGAAGGATTTCCTAGCCAATGTTTCTTTAATTACGATTACCAAATTGTTAATTTATCTGTACCAGAGTTTGAATTTATGCAAAAATGTGATGGTAGTTCAACAGTGGTAGATATTTTAACAGGTGTGCAACTGGGATTGGATGGGGTAAGAACGCTTCTTCAGCAGCAGTTGATTTTATTGACACCTGTTTAA
- a CDS encoding aminotransferase class IV: MTNNIFWYDGKLIHSQTLELNINDPGLLYGATVFTTLRVYQNSLDSNLTNWQAHCDRLLFSVQSFDWQQPDWNRLRQGAQIILTHFPVLRITLFPDGREWITGRLLPQDLTEKQNNGVYCAVASSEFYRSLPSHKTGNYLSAWLAKTSLDAQEAILVDAQGNWLETSTGNLWGWYDRSWYTPPIKAGILPGIVRSQLVNWLQNHQMPVREEPWSVELVQGFEAIAYTNSVVEIIPIHTVHQPSGSLQYNPYHQSFQLIKELFLA; the protein is encoded by the coding sequence GTGACAAACAATATTTTTTGGTATGACGGTAAATTAATTCACTCCCAAACCCTAGAGTTAAACATTAATGATCCGGGCTTACTTTATGGGGCGACTGTTTTTACAACATTGCGGGTTTATCAGAACTCGCTAGATAGTAATTTAACTAATTGGCAAGCACACTGCGATCGCCTACTTTTCTCAGTACAATCTTTTGACTGGCAGCAACCAGATTGGAACCGTCTACGCCAAGGCGCTCAAATTATCCTCACACACTTCCCCGTTCTCAGAATTACCCTCTTTCCCGATGGACGAGAGTGGATAACTGGCAGATTATTACCACAGGATTTGACAGAAAAACAAAATAATGGTGTATATTGCGCTGTTGCCAGTTCAGAATTTTATCGTTCTCTCCCCTCTCATAAAACTGGAAACTATTTGAGTGCTTGGTTGGCAAAAACTAGTTTAGATGCTCAAGAAGCAATATTAGTCGATGCTCAAGGAAATTGGCTAGAAACCAGCACAGGCAACCTTTGGGGATGGTACGATCGCAGTTGGTACACGCCACCAATCAAGGCCGGAATTCTACCGGGAATTGTGCGATCGCAACTTGTAAACTGGTTGCAAAACCACCAGATGCCAGTGCGCGAAGAACCTTGGAGCGTGGAGTTAGTGCAGGGCTTTGAAGCGATCGCCTACACTAATAGTGTGGTAGAGATTATTCCAATTCATACCGTTCATCAGCCTTCAGGGTCGCTACAATATAATCCCTACCATCAAAGTTTTCAGCTAATAAAGGAGCTTTTTTTAGCATGA
- a CDS encoding type II toxin-antitoxin system VapC family toxin, protein MTLWILDTDHVSLFQQMHPVVTQRINAVNSEDIAITIITVEEQLRGRFNVIRKASSSDALLLAYAKLQANLEFFKNVRSLAFQVLKPFFA, encoded by the coding sequence GTGACTTTATGGATACTTGATACGGATCACGTCTCACTTTTTCAACAGATGCATCCAGTTGTTACGCAGCGTATCAATGCAGTTAATTCTGAAGACATTGCCATAACGATAATTACAGTTGAAGAACAACTGCGTGGTAGGTTTAATGTAATCAGAAAGGCTTCCTCATCTGATGCATTGCTATTAGCTTACGCAAAGCTACAGGCTAATTTAGAGTTTTTTAAAAACGTGCGATCGCTAGCATTTCAAGTTTTAAAGCCTTTCTTTGCTTAG
- a CDS encoding acetate kinase — MKILVLNAGSSSQKSCLYEIADEAFSTEAAQPLWEGKINWTQDRGVAEIEVKTGTGATLQESISSDSPQVHLSYMLNTLSDGATKVIDQLSEIDVVGHRIVHGGKDYRDSVVITEDVKKAIARLSNLAPAHNPAALSGIEAIEKILKDVTQIAVFDTGFHATLPDAAAIYPGPYEWVEQGIRRYGFHGISHQYCSQRAAQILGQDFPSERLITCHLGNGCSLAAIKNGRSIDTTMGFTPLEGLMMGSRSGSIDPGILIYLLRYCNYSVEKLDDILNKASGLKGISGVSSDMREVTEAIAQGNSRAQLAWDIYVHRLRSGIGAMLTSLGGLDALVFTAGVGEHSPEIRQAACEAFGFIGLKIDLEKNQQQPVDEDIATPDSAVRVLVIYTQEDWAIAGQCWQIHSRV; from the coding sequence ATGAAGATATTGGTGCTGAATGCCGGATCGAGCAGCCAAAAGAGTTGTCTGTATGAGATTGCAGATGAGGCTTTCTCCACCGAAGCAGCCCAACCCCTTTGGGAAGGGAAAATCAACTGGACTCAAGATCGGGGTGTGGCAGAAATTGAAGTGAAAACTGGTACGGGTGCAACACTACAAGAATCAATCTCTAGTGATTCCCCACAGGTACACCTCAGTTATATGCTCAATACACTTAGTGATGGCGCTACCAAGGTAATTGATCAGTTGTCAGAAATTGATGTGGTGGGGCATCGGATAGTACATGGTGGAAAGGATTATCGAGATAGTGTGGTAATTACGGAGGATGTTAAAAAGGCGATCGCTCGTCTATCTAATCTAGCTCCAGCACATAATCCAGCCGCTTTGTCAGGCATAGAAGCAATTGAAAAAATCTTAAAAGATGTTACCCAAATAGCAGTATTTGATACCGGATTTCATGCCACCCTACCCGATGCAGCAGCAATCTATCCCGGCCCTTATGAGTGGGTAGAACAAGGAATCCGTCGCTATGGGTTTCATGGTATCAGTCACCAATACTGTTCTCAACGTGCTGCCCAAATTCTTGGTCAAGATTTTCCCTCTGAACGCTTAATTACCTGTCATCTAGGCAATGGCTGCTCTTTGGCGGCAATTAAAAACGGTCGCAGCATTGATACGACAATGGGATTTACGCCCCTAGAAGGATTGATGATGGGTAGTCGTTCTGGTTCAATTGATCCAGGGATTTTGATTTATCTATTACGTTACTGCAATTACTCTGTTGAAAAACTGGATGATATCTTAAATAAAGCTTCTGGGTTAAAGGGAATTTCGGGTGTATCTAGTGATATGCGCGAGGTAACAGAAGCTATTGCTCAAGGTAATTCCCGCGCTCAACTAGCATGGGATATCTACGTACATCGCCTCCGTTCTGGTATAGGTGCAATGCTTACCAGCTTAGGCGGATTAGATGCTTTAGTATTCACAGCAGGCGTAGGTGAACATTCCCCAGAAATTCGCCAAGCCGCCTGTGAAGCTTTTGGATTTATCGGACTAAAAATAGACCTTGAAAAAAATCAGCAGCAGCCTGTTGATGAGGATATTGCCACACCCGATTCAGCAGTACGGGTATTAGTTATTTATACTCAAGAAGATTGGGCGATCGCTGGGCAATGTTGGCAGATTCATTCTCGCGTTTAA
- a CDS encoding ATP synthase subunit I codes for MSLSDESIAPTPTTQQDAKTGSGDTESGNSMQEFHQLFQRLLVITLVLTGVIFISVWIFYSLNIALNYLIGACTGVVYLKMLARDVEQLGSQKTSLSKTRFALFIGVMIVASQWRELQILPIFLGFLTYKATLLVYMVQIAFIPDS; via the coding sequence GTGAGCTTGTCAGACGAATCAATTGCGCCCACTCCGACAACGCAACAAGATGCTAAAACTGGTTCTGGAGACACAGAATCAGGTAACTCCATGCAAGAGTTCCATCAACTCTTCCAGCGATTGTTGGTAATCACGCTTGTCTTGACGGGGGTTATTTTTATCTCTGTGTGGATTTTTTATTCCTTAAACATTGCCTTAAATTATTTAATTGGGGCGTGTACAGGTGTGGTTTACTTAAAAATGTTGGCTAGAGACGTTGAGCAGCTTGGTAGTCAGAAAACCAGTCTGAGCAAAACTCGTTTTGCTCTGTTTATTGGAGTGATGATCGTGGCAAGTCAATGGCGTGAGCTACAGATTCTGCCCATTTTTTTGGGATTTCTAACTTACAAAGCCACGCTCCTCGTCTATATGGTGCAAATTGCGTTCATTCCTGATTCTTAA
- a CDS encoding SDR family NAD(P)-dependent oxidoreductase → MVDYGLSGKVALVTGVSRHMGIGAAIAHSLAASGANVFTTYYRSYDKLMPWGSNSHEAEEIIESLKLQGVKAAGVEVNLAESEMPKKLFDQIGELITMIT, encoded by the coding sequence ATGGTAGATTACGGTTTGTCGGGTAAAGTTGCCCTAGTAACTGGTGTAAGCCGACACATGGGAATTGGTGCAGCGATCGCCCATTCATTGGCTGCATCTGGAGCAAATGTCTTTACGACTTATTATCGCTCATACGACAAGCTGATGCCTTGGGGTAGCAACTCTCATGAGGCAGAAGAAATCATTGAGTCACTAAAATTACAAGGAGTCAAGGCGGCAGGGGTTGAAGTTAACTTGGCTGAGTCAGAGATGCCCAAAAAACTTTTTGACCAAATTGGCGAACTAATCACAATGATTACTTAG
- a CDS encoding type II toxin-antitoxin system HicB family antitoxin has protein sequence MNLTVKTYPNNTVPKLNYDVLIENQPDGGVSATVLGLPDFKSSGVTKEEALEKLIQLLQERKPEIVTLEIQPPKTEHPWMKFAGMFKDDPQFDEVLAYIEADRRELDAQMEEYYRQLDAEDEAK, from the coding sequence ATGAATTTAACTGTAAAAACTTATCCTAACAATACTGTACCGAAGTTAAATTATGATGTGCTGATTGAAAATCAACCAGATGGCGGAGTTAGTGCGACAGTGCTAGGCTTACCAGATTTTAAAAGCTCTGGTGTGACTAAAGAAGAAGCACTAGAAAAGCTAATTCAACTTTTACAAGAGCGAAAACCAGAAATAGTGACTTTGGAAATTCAACCTCCCAAAACCGAACATCCTTGGATGAAATTTGCGGGTATGTTCAAGGATGATCCTCAATTTGACGAGGTGTTAGCATATATAGAAGCTGATCGTCGTGAACTTGACGCACAAATGGAGGAATATTATCGGCAACTTGATGCAGAGGATGAAGCTAAGTGA
- a CDS encoding vanadium-dependent haloperoxidase, producing MALDIAIQFAEILENPTIFPDEQGKLKIVVENQGDTQFNGPVNLKLYGSTDKVLDINPLNTLEQSRGASDLLKGKDELLGSLNGQIVNLAPGQSKTFTVDFAGSEFRTASVVSPGLYYLIGQVEPGSNVTESNTANNVASQLITGGDVVIQWNSILLNAIQASGTAPPVAARNQAIVQAAVYDAVNAIDQSYKPYLVNIDASEAAGASKEAAAVEAAYETLVELFPEQKTTFDEQRQRSLATIPDGTAEDKGIAIGKKVAQQILDKRKNDGSSTAQGPYTPGTGFGDWKPTFSDGETTNNTTNFASALLPQWGLVTPFAIDSVILFRPDTFPEYGSPRYTRNFNQVKALGAENSTVRTADQTEIAQFWAYDRGDTFRPPGQLNELTQEVALAQNNTLEENARLFALLNITQADAGIVAWDAKYVYDQLRPITAIRNADQDNNPNTIADPNWEPLLDTPPFPDYISGHSVFAGASAEILKLFYGTDNISFDIPSQELPGVARYYGSFSQVAQEDADSRLYGGVHIEAATIDGVQVGRNIGSFVFNNFLTPV from the coding sequence ATGGCTTTAGATATCGCTATCCAGTTTGCTGAAATACTCGAAAATCCAACAATCTTTCCTGATGAACAGGGAAAACTGAAAATTGTTGTTGAAAATCAAGGTGATACACAATTCAACGGGCCTGTAAACCTCAAACTGTATGGATCAACTGATAAAGTTCTTGACATCAATCCCCTAAACACACTGGAACAATCAAGAGGTGCAAGCGATTTACTCAAGGGCAAAGATGAGCTTTTGGGCAGTTTGAATGGTCAAATAGTTAATTTAGCGCCTGGTCAATCTAAAACATTTACTGTGGATTTTGCGGGATCTGAATTCCGAACTGCAAGTGTTGTCTCTCCAGGACTCTACTATCTGATTGGACAGGTAGAGCCAGGTAGTAACGTTACTGAAAGTAATACCGCCAACAATGTAGCCAGCCAGTTAATTACTGGAGGTGACGTTGTGATCCAATGGAATTCAATTCTCCTAAATGCCATACAAGCATCGGGAACAGCACCTCCAGTAGCGGCACGTAATCAGGCGATCGTTCAGGCAGCAGTTTATGATGCTGTCAACGCTATTGACCAGAGTTACAAGCCTTATTTAGTTAACATCGACGCATCAGAAGCTGCCGGGGCATCAAAAGAAGCTGCGGCAGTTGAAGCAGCCTACGAAACGCTGGTGGAATTGTTCCCAGAACAAAAAACTACATTCGATGAACAACGGCAAAGGTCTCTTGCAACAATTCCGGATGGTACAGCTGAGGACAAGGGCATTGCGATCGGAAAAAAAGTTGCCCAGCAAATACTGGATAAGCGGAAAAATGATGGTTCAAGTACTGCACAAGGGCCATACACGCCGGGAACTGGCTTTGGGGATTGGAAGCCAACTTTTAGCGATGGTGAAACAACAAATAATACTACTAATTTTGCATCAGCATTATTGCCCCAGTGGGGTCTAGTAACTCCCTTTGCTATAGACAGTGTTATCCTTTTTCGGCCGGATACTTTCCCTGAGTATGGTAGCCCTCGGTATACGAGAAATTTTAATCAAGTTAAGGCGCTTGGTGCTGAAAACAGCACTGTTCGTACCGCAGATCAGACGGAAATTGCCCAATTTTGGGCTTACGATCGCGGCGATACTTTCAGGCCACCAGGTCAGTTGAACGAACTCACGCAAGAAGTAGCATTGGCTCAAAACAATACTCTGGAGGAGAATGCCCGTTTATTTGCGCTGCTGAACATTACCCAAGCTGATGCGGGTATTGTTGCGTGGGATGCCAAGTACGTCTATGATCAATTGCGCCCGATTACTGCAATCCGCAATGCGGATCAAGATAATAATCCAAATACGATCGCCGATCCTAATTGGGAACCTCTACTAGATACTCCACCATTCCCCGATTACATATCTGGGCATTCTGTATTCGCTGGTGCATCAGCCGAAATTCTGAAACTTTTCTACGGCACTGATAACATCAGTTTTGACATTCCTTCACAAGAATTACCTGGCGTTGCTCGTTATTACGGCAGCTTTTCACAGGTAGCCCAAGAGGATGCCGATAGCCGACTTTATGGTGGTGTCCATATCGAAGCGGCGACTATAGACGGGGTGCAAGTAGGTAGAAATATCGGCAGCTTCGTGTTTAATAACTTTTTGACTCCCGTTTAA